One genomic window of Polaromonas sp. SP1 includes the following:
- a CDS encoding histidine phosphatase family protein yields the protein MKLWLVRHATPLVEPGMCYGRQDMAADHDATAECARALAEILPAGVRIISSPLQRCEQLAKALCGLQPDLAYKTDPRLQEMDFGSWEGRAWQDIAPADLQAWTDSFAHHAVGGHGESTLQVMARVASAFDELQGPGDTLWITHAGVIRATELIARGQRQITRADEWPISAPAYGQWCKLELL from the coding sequence ATGAAACTCTGGCTGGTCCGCCATGCAACGCCTTTGGTTGAACCCGGCATGTGCTACGGCCGGCAAGACATGGCGGCCGACCATGACGCAACCGCTGAATGCGCCCGGGCGCTGGCTGAAATACTCCCCGCCGGCGTCCGCATCATCAGTTCCCCGCTACAAAGATGTGAGCAGCTGGCCAAGGCGCTGTGCGGGCTACAGCCCGATTTGGCTTATAAAACCGACCCACGCCTGCAGGAGATGGACTTCGGCAGTTGGGAAGGCCGCGCCTGGCAGGACATCGCGCCCGCCGATCTGCAAGCCTGGACTGACAGCTTTGCGCACCATGCGGTCGGTGGCCACGGCGAGAGCACCCTGCAGGTGATGGCGCGTGTGGCCTCGGCCTTTGATGAACTGCAAGGCCCTGGCGACACGCTGTGGATCACGCATGCCGGTGTCATACGCGCTACGGAACTGATTGCACGCGGCCAGCGTCAGATCACCAGGGCTGACGAGTGGCCGATTAGCGCACCCGCATACGGACAATGGTGCAAACTGGAGCTTTTATGA
- a CDS encoding adenosylcobinamide-GDP ribazoletransferase, with protein MTAITQFVREYLLAVQFFTRIPVTGRLAEWVGYSPELLRASAGHFPGVGILAGAVAAATYALFQAMLPDTTYTPLVAAAFSTAATVLLTGGFHEDGLADVADGLGGSYDRDRALQIMKDSRVGAFGAMALVLAVLCKVSLLAILGSVEGLPTGWGEWEEAPFATWYVCAALMTGHVVSRGLPLLLIYLLPHVGDTASSKSKPLADQIAPGSLWVGFAWCLGVLALATLALDALNLVVACSFAMLALLWMGRLFKRRLQGFTGDCLGATQQVCEIAFYLGLAISL; from the coding sequence ATGACCGCCATCACCCAGTTTGTGCGCGAGTACCTGCTCGCCGTGCAGTTCTTCACCCGCATCCCCGTCACCGGGCGGCTGGCCGAATGGGTGGGCTACAGCCCCGAGCTGCTGCGCGCCAGCGCCGGGCACTTTCCGGGGGTGGGCATCCTGGCCGGCGCTGTGGCGGCTGCAACCTATGCGCTGTTCCAGGCCATGCTGCCCGACACCACCTACACGCCGCTGGTGGCCGCAGCGTTTTCCACCGCTGCTACCGTGCTGCTCACGGGCGGCTTTCATGAAGACGGCCTGGCCGACGTGGCCGACGGCCTGGGCGGCAGCTACGACAGGGACCGCGCGCTGCAGATCATGAAAGACTCGCGCGTCGGGGCCTTCGGCGCCATGGCGCTGGTGCTGGCCGTGCTGTGCAAGGTCTCGCTGCTGGCCATCCTCGGCTCGGTGGAAGGCTTGCCGACCGGCTGGGGCGAATGGGAAGAGGCCCCCTTTGCCACCTGGTATGTGTGCGCCGCGCTGATGACCGGCCATGTCGTCTCACGCGGCCTGCCGCTGCTGCTGATTTATTTGCTGCCGCATGTGGGCGACACCGCGTCATCCAAATCCAAGCCGCTGGCCGACCAGATCGCGCCGGGCAGCTTGTGGGTTGGATTCGCCTGGTGCCTGGGCGTTCTGGCCCTGGCCACGCTGGCGCTCGACGCCCTGAACCTGGTCGTCGCCTGCAGCTTTGCCATGCTGGCGCTGCTATGGATGGGCAGGCTCTTCAAGCGACGGCTTCAAGGCTTTACCGGCGACTGCCTGGGCGCCACACAACAGGTTTGTGAAATCGCGTTCTACCTGGGCCTCGCCATCAGCCTATGA
- the cobT gene encoding nicotinate-nucleotide--dimethylbenzimidazole phosphoribosyltransferase, with amino-acid sequence MNAPDFPPTHLPAIERTANASLEAKLRHKIDHKTKPLGALGRLESLALQLGLIQQSDTVTLREPQMVVFAADHGIADEGVSAFPQAVTVQMVGNMLAGGAAINVFARQHGFVLQVADAGVAADLPVHPQLLQRKIAHGTRNIANEAAMTPAQAQAALQAGMDIVQNLPGNVVAFGEMGIANTSAAALLFARLAGVSIDDATGRGTGLDDVQLAHKRRVLAAALVRHAGATQPLDVLAALGGFEIAMMAGAMLQAASERRVVLVDGFIAGAAALMARALAPAVQDYLVFCHQGNEHGHRLLLAHLKAQPLLALDLRLGEGTGALLAWPLVQSAAGFLNEMASFESAGVSGKEGT; translated from the coding sequence ATGAACGCACCCGACTTTCCGCCAACCCACCTGCCCGCGATTGAGCGCACCGCCAACGCCTCGCTCGAGGCAAAGCTGCGGCACAAGATCGACCACAAGACCAAGCCGCTGGGCGCGCTGGGCCGTCTTGAAAGCCTGGCGCTGCAGCTGGGCCTGATCCAGCAGAGCGACACCGTCACGCTGCGCGAGCCGCAAATGGTGGTGTTCGCCGCCGACCACGGCATTGCCGACGAAGGCGTGTCGGCCTTTCCGCAGGCCGTCACGGTGCAGATGGTGGGCAACATGCTGGCCGGCGGCGCCGCCATCAATGTATTTGCGCGCCAGCATGGTTTTGTATTGCAGGTGGCTGACGCCGGTGTGGCCGCTGACTTGCCCGTACACCCACAACTGCTGCAGCGCAAGATCGCACACGGCACCCGCAACATCGCCAACGAAGCCGCCATGACGCCCGCACAAGCGCAAGCCGCACTGCAGGCCGGCATGGACATCGTGCAAAACCTGCCCGGCAACGTGGTGGCCTTCGGCGAAATGGGCATTGCCAACACCTCCGCCGCGGCGCTGCTGTTTGCGCGCCTGGCGGGCGTCAGCATTGACGACGCCACCGGCCGCGGCACCGGCCTGGATGACGTGCAGCTCGCGCACAAGCGCCGGGTGCTCGCCGCCGCGCTGGTCCGCCATGCCGGCGCGACGCAGCCGCTGGATGTGCTGGCCGCGCTGGGCGGATTTGAGATCGCCATGATGGCTGGGGCCATGCTGCAGGCTGCGAGTGAGCGCCGCGTCGTGCTGGTCGACGGCTTTATCGCCGGCGCGGCCGCGCTGATGGCGCGCGCGCTGGCACCTGCCGTGCAGGACTACCTGGTGTTTTGCCACCAGGGCAATGAACACGGCCACCGCCTGCTGTTGGCCCACCTCAAAGCGCAGCCGCTGCTGGCGCTGGATCTTCGCTTGGGCGAAGGCACGGGCGCGCTGCTGGCCTGGCCGCTGGTGCAGTCGGCGGCCGGTTTCCTCAACGAGATGGCCAGCTTTGAATCCGCCGGTGTGAGCGGCAAAGAAGGCACGTAA
- a CDS encoding cysteine-rich CWC family protein, producing the protein MSPQAAAPSTPALANTSVCPRCGAGLRCGMVAGDAECWCVKLPHVMPVPSERTLQPEGSALSCFCPACLKQITDERTRLSANPPARD; encoded by the coding sequence ATGAGCCCGCAGGCCGCAGCCCCATCCACACCCGCTCTGGCCAACACCTCGGTGTGCCCACGCTGCGGCGCCGGCCTGCGCTGCGGGATGGTGGCGGGCGATGCGGAGTGCTGGTGCGTCAAGCTGCCGCACGTCATGCCGGTGCCCTCCGAAAGAACCTTGCAACCGGAAGGCAGCGCACTGTCGTGCTTTTGCCCCGCCTGCCTGAAACAAATCACCGATGAACGCACCCGACTTTCCGCCAACCCACCTGCCCGCGATTGA
- the ilvA gene encoding threonine ammonia-lyase, biosynthetic, which translates to MPTPTQPAPRRPQPAASKPSGKPLQPADYLKKILTARVYDVAVESNLEPAKNLGLRLKNTVLLKREDQQPVFSFKLRGAYNKMAHLSPAQLKKGVICASAGNHAQGVALSAQKLGTRAVIVMPTTTPQLKVDAVRAWGGEVVLHGDSYSDAYGHAVELEKKKGLTFVHPFDDPDVIAGQGTIAMEILMQLQTLGSSRLDAVFVAIGGGGLISGVANYIKAVRPEIKVIGVQMNDSDAMMQSVTANKRVTLSDVGLFADGTAVKLVGEETFRISRELVDEFITVDTDAVCAAIKDIFVDTRSIVEPSGAMAVAAIKQYVASHKTKGETYAAILCGANMNFDRLRFVAERAEVGEEREALFAVTIPEERGSFRRFCEVIGDLPGGPRSVTEFNYRINDDAKAHVFVGLTTSAKGESSKIAANFSRHGFKALDLTHDELAKEHIRHMVGGHSALSKDERLLRFIFPERPGALMKFLSNMRPGWNISLFHYRNQGADYGRILVGLQVPKADNKAFKEFLDTLGYPHVEETENPVYRLFLQS; encoded by the coding sequence ATGCCAACACCGACCCAACCCGCCCCACGCCGCCCCCAACCCGCCGCATCCAAGCCTTCCGGCAAACCGCTGCAGCCCGCCGACTACCTGAAAAAGATTTTGACGGCACGGGTTTACGACGTGGCGGTGGAATCCAACCTCGAACCCGCCAAAAACCTGGGCCTGCGCCTGAAGAACACGGTGCTGCTCAAGCGTGAAGACCAGCAGCCGGTGTTCAGCTTCAAGCTGCGCGGCGCCTACAACAAGATGGCGCACCTGAGCCCGGCCCAGCTCAAGAAAGGCGTGATCTGCGCCTCGGCCGGCAACCACGCCCAGGGCGTCGCCCTCAGTGCGCAAAAGCTCGGCACGCGCGCCGTCATCGTCATGCCTACCACCACGCCGCAGCTCAAGGTCGACGCCGTGCGCGCCTGGGGCGGCGAGGTCGTGCTGCACGGCGACAGCTATTCAGACGCCTACGGCCACGCCGTGGAGCTCGAGAAAAAAAAGGGCCTGACCTTTGTGCACCCGTTCGACGATCCCGATGTCATCGCCGGGCAGGGCACGATCGCGATGGAAATCCTCATGCAGCTGCAAACCCTGGGCTCCAGCCGGCTGGATGCGGTGTTTGTGGCCATCGGCGGCGGCGGGCTCATCTCCGGCGTGGCCAACTACATCAAGGCCGTGCGGCCCGAGATCAAGGTCATCGGCGTGCAGATGAACGACTCCGACGCGATGATGCAGTCGGTCACCGCCAACAAACGCGTGACCCTGAGCGACGTCGGCCTTTTTGCCGACGGCACCGCCGTCAAGCTGGTGGGTGAAGAAACCTTCCGCATCAGCCGCGAGCTTGTCGATGAATTCATCACCGTCGACACCGACGCGGTCTGCGCCGCCATCAAGGATATTTTTGTCGACACACGCAGCATCGTCGAGCCCTCCGGCGCGATGGCCGTGGCCGCCATCAAGCAATACGTGGCCAGCCACAAGACCAAGGGCGAAACCTACGCCGCCATTTTGTGCGGCGCCAACATGAATTTTGACCGCCTGCGCTTTGTCGCCGAGCGCGCCGAAGTCGGCGAAGAGCGCGAAGCCCTGTTCGCCGTGACGATCCCTGAAGAACGCGGCAGCTTCCGGCGTTTTTGCGAAGTGATCGGCGACCTGCCCGGCGGCCCACGCAGCGTGACCGAGTTCAACTACCGCATCAACGACGACGCCAAAGCCCATGTCTTTGTGGGCCTGACGACTTCCGCCAAGGGCGAGAGCAGCAAGATCGCGGCGAATTTTTCACGCCACGGTTTCAAGGCGCTGGACCTGACACACGACGAGCTCGCCAAGGAACACATCCGCCACATGGTGGGCGGGCACAGCGCGTTGTCCAAAGACGAGCGCTTGCTGCGCTTTATCTTCCCTGAGCGCCCCGGCGCGCTGATGAAGTTTCTCTCCAACATGCGGCCGGGCTGGAACATCAGCCTCTTCCATTACCGCAACCAGGGCGCCGACTACGGCCGCATCCTGGTGGGCCTGCAGGTGCCCAAGGCCGACAACAAGGCCTTCAAGGAATTCCTCGACACGCTGGGCTACCCGCACGTGGAAGAAACCGAGAACCCTGTCTACCGCCTCTTCCTGCAAAGCTGA
- a CDS encoding OsmC family protein, whose protein sequence is MECTVSWTGNGATTGSPSSMSFLAETGSGHTLMMDGAPDADKPENGGANLAPRPMETVLAGAGGCTAYDVVLILKRGRQDVRTCSVKLSAERAPVDPKVFTKIHMHFVVTGRNLAVGVVERAINMSHDKYCSATIMLAKTAEITTTFEVIEV, encoded by the coding sequence ATGGAATGCACGGTGAGCTGGACAGGCAACGGTGCCACGACAGGGTCTCCCTCCAGCATGAGTTTTCTGGCCGAAACCGGCAGCGGCCACACGCTGATGATGGACGGCGCACCCGATGCGGACAAACCGGAGAACGGCGGCGCCAACCTGGCGCCCAGGCCCATGGAAACGGTGCTGGCAGGCGCCGGTGGCTGCACAGCCTACGACGTGGTGCTGATCCTCAAGCGCGGCCGCCAGGATGTGCGGACCTGCTCGGTAAAGCTGAGCGCCGAAAGGGCGCCCGTGGACCCGAAAGTCTTCACCAAGATCCATATGCATTTTGTGGTGACGGGGCGCAACCTGGCTGTCGGCGTGGTCGAGCGCGCCATCAACATGAGCCACGACAAATACTGCTCGGCGACCATCATGCTGGCGAAAACCGCAGAGATCACCACGACTTTTGAGGTGATCGAGGTTTAA
- the coq7 gene encoding 2-polyprenyl-3-methyl-6-methoxy-1,4-benzoquinone monooxygenase: MTTALDTALNAADGALRTLFATPHASRPCPTVPSEKTELALQDKALSGALMRVNHVGEVCAQALYAAQALGTRDPVLREHFLQASREEGDHLAWTKARLDELGARPSLLNPLWYAGAFGLGLVASRLGDRLSLGFVVETERQVEQHLAGHLERLPQGDHESRAIVAQMKDDEALHAREAEQAGALQLPAPVKALMRSAARVMTTTAHYL; this comes from the coding sequence ATGACCACCGCACTCGACACCGCGCTGAACGCCGCCGACGGCGCATTGCGCACCCTCTTTGCCACCCCGCACGCCAGCCGGCCGTGCCCGACCGTGCCCAGTGAAAAAACCGAGCTCGCCCTGCAGGACAAGGCGTTGTCAGGCGCACTGATGCGGGTCAACCACGTGGGAGAGGTCTGCGCGCAGGCCCTGTACGCGGCCCAGGCGCTGGGCACCCGTGACCCGGTGCTGCGCGAGCATTTCCTGCAGGCCAGCCGCGAAGAAGGCGACCACCTGGCCTGGACCAAAGCCCGGCTGGACGAGCTGGGCGCCCGCCCTTCCCTGCTCAATCCGCTCTGGTATGCCGGCGCCTTCGGCCTGGGGCTGGTGGCCAGCCGCCTGGGCGACCGCCTGAGCCTGGGTTTTGTCGTCGAGACGGAGCGCCAGGTCGAGCAGCACCTGGCCGGCCACCTCGAGCGCCTGCCCCAGGGTGACCACGAGTCGCGCGCCATCGTGGCGCAAATGAAAGACGACGAAGCCCTGCACGCACGCGAGGCCGAGCAGGCCGGAGCGCTGCAGCTGCCTGCGCCCGTCAAGGCCCTCATGCGCTCGGCGGCGCGCGTCATGACGACGACGGCGCATTACCTCTGA
- a CDS encoding porin — MKKLTLVATAIMGLLSASAAMAQSTVTVYGVLDGGYNRVTGLKQGTVNQLASGIIEGSRFGLRGTEDIGGGYKAIFTLENRFELDTGSVTNRAPSGGQLPDRLAQANLLLPTVNGVPFALLPALTRGTLQTALNVAAYGNAAGTPSTAAGLGSSIGVNTAGNLFDRQAFAGLITPFGAFTLGRQYTPAYIIGASFDASQTESSLAAGQVASFPPAFDIRLSNTIQYGIKLEGLTAALMYGAGEVAGAGNSAGRFYGAMAMYKADGWGVGIGHNARNNELGQKSLTNNVIGASVDIGPGALYGQFATVKDENPTGLSGVSAALIAANAALAPVAPTIQAGLINGLKQDANLMHVGYRLNSGVHTVVVAYSRYDDKKAANNDTSSYGVRYSYALSKRTSLNAVLTRFSNKNQAQAAPGGNGFLGGVTSDAGVGSTNLALGIRHTF, encoded by the coding sequence ATGAAAAAACTGACCCTCGTTGCAACTGCGATCATGGGACTTTTGTCCGCCTCGGCCGCCATGGCGCAAAGCACCGTGACCGTCTACGGCGTTCTTGACGGCGGCTACAACCGTGTGACCGGCCTGAAGCAAGGCACCGTCAACCAGCTCGCCAGCGGCATCATCGAAGGCTCCAGGTTCGGTCTTCGCGGCACGGAAGACATCGGCGGCGGCTACAAGGCCATCTTCACCCTTGAAAACCGCTTCGAACTCGACACCGGCTCCGTCACCAACCGCGCTCCTTCGGGCGGCCAGTTGCCTGACCGCCTGGCGCAAGCCAACCTGTTGCTGCCCACCGTGAACGGCGTGCCTTTCGCGTTGCTGCCCGCGCTTACCCGCGGCACCCTGCAAACCGCGCTGAACGTTGCAGCCTACGGCAATGCAGCAGGCACCCCCAGCACCGCTGCGGGCCTGGGCTCCAGCATCGGCGTGAACACCGCCGGCAACCTGTTTGACCGCCAGGCTTTCGCCGGCCTGATCACGCCGTTCGGTGCTTTCACACTGGGCCGCCAGTACACGCCGGCCTACATCATTGGCGCTTCGTTCGACGCTTCGCAGACCGAGTCCAGCCTCGCGGCCGGCCAGGTGGCCAGCTTCCCGCCAGCGTTTGACATTCGCCTGAGCAATACCATCCAGTACGGTATCAAGCTGGAAGGCCTGACCGCCGCCCTGATGTACGGCGCGGGTGAAGTCGCAGGCGCCGGCAATTCGGCAGGCCGTTTTTACGGCGCGATGGCCATGTACAAGGCCGACGGCTGGGGCGTTGGTATTGGCCATAATGCACGCAACAACGAACTGGGCCAGAAATCCCTGACCAACAACGTGATTGGCGCTTCTGTGGACATCGGCCCTGGCGCTCTGTATGGCCAGTTTGCCACCGTGAAAGATGAAAACCCCACCGGTTTGTCCGGCGTTTCCGCTGCCCTGATCGCGGCCAACGCGGCCCTCGCACCAGTTGCCCCGACGATCCAGGCTGGCCTGATCAACGGCCTGAAGCAGGATGCCAACCTGATGCACGTCGGTTATCGCCTGAACAGCGGTGTCCACACCGTGGTGGTGGCATACAGCCGCTACGACGACAAGAAAGCTGCCAACAACGATACGTCGTCCTACGGCGTTCGTTACAGCTACGCCTTGTCCAAGCGCACCAGCCTGAATGCTGTGCTGACCCGCTTCAGCAACAAGAACCAGGCCCAGGCTGCTCCTGGCGGCAATGGCTTCCTCGGTGGCGTGACCTCTGACGCCGGCGTCGGTTCCACCAACCTGGCACTGGGCATTCGCCACACGTTCTGA
- a CDS encoding porin — translation MKKSLVALAVLAVSGVASAQSTVTIYGLVDAWIGNVKDNNISQTGVNVPHPFSASGGGLQTSRFGLKGSEDLGGGLKANFLLEAGFDPSTGAANNYTNPFTNATSTAVFGRQAWVGFSGGFGELKLGKMWTPYDMVKGSGSANFDSLLFAPSTSVWASNSYQDRPGNSVYYETPNVGGFSAAAMYSFGENKTAAVSAGKIVGFNVAYANGPIGASLAYQSEKANGNATAIKYTQLNGSYDFGVVKLLGAYGNVKNGTTPITGVAADKSKEYQIGLDFPVSSALTLSGGYARSKSTLLAGAPDLKRTGYGVAALYALSKRSNLYAGIQTAKETGGATERKTSTYGVGIRHTF, via the coding sequence ATGAAGAAAAGCCTAGTTGCCCTGGCAGTGCTGGCCGTTTCCGGCGTGGCTTCTGCGCAGTCCACCGTCACCATCTACGGCCTTGTCGACGCCTGGATCGGTAACGTGAAGGACAACAACATCAGCCAGACCGGCGTGAACGTTCCCCACCCTTTCTCCGCTAGCGGCGGCGGCCTGCAGACCAGCCGTTTCGGCCTGAAGGGTTCGGAAGACCTCGGTGGCGGCCTGAAAGCCAACTTCCTGCTGGAAGCCGGCTTTGACCCCAGCACCGGCGCTGCCAACAACTACACCAACCCCTTCACGAATGCGACGTCCACCGCTGTCTTCGGCCGTCAGGCCTGGGTTGGCTTTTCCGGCGGCTTTGGTGAGCTGAAGCTCGGCAAAATGTGGACCCCTTACGACATGGTCAAGGGCTCCGGTTCCGCCAACTTCGACTCGCTCCTGTTTGCACCTTCCACCAGCGTGTGGGCCAGCAACAGCTACCAGGACCGTCCAGGCAACTCGGTGTACTACGAGACCCCTAACGTCGGTGGTTTCAGCGCTGCTGCCATGTACAGCTTCGGTGAAAACAAGACCGCCGCTGTCAGCGCCGGCAAAATCGTTGGTTTCAACGTTGCCTACGCCAACGGCCCCATCGGTGCTTCCTTGGCTTACCAGAGCGAAAAAGCCAATGGCAACGCCACTGCGATCAAGTACACGCAGCTGAACGGCTCCTATGACTTCGGCGTGGTCAAGCTGCTCGGCGCTTACGGTAACGTGAAGAACGGCACCACCCCTATCACCGGCGTGGCAGCAGACAAGAGCAAGGAATACCAGATCGGTCTGGACTTCCCTGTCTCCAGCGCTCTGACGCTGTCCGGCGGCTATGCCCGCTCCAAGAGCACGCTGCTGGCCGGCGCTCCTGACCTGAAGCGCACCGGCTACGGTGTGGCAGCCCTCTATGCGCTGTCCAAGCGTTCGAACCTGTACGCTGGCATTCAAACGGCCAAGGAAACCGGCGGCGCTACCGAGCGCAAGACCAGCACCTACGGCGTTGGCATTCGCCACACGTTCTAA
- a CDS encoding porin: MKKTLIALAALGAMAGAAQAQSTVTIYGLLDANFGSFKTNVAGAGAQAGTIQSVTQTKIDSGGLNGSRWGIRFSEDLGGGLAVIGNLESGINLDAGSSAQGGLLFGRRANVGFSSGWGTLTIGRNSSSYDDVANSHSTMAGTLFDPSNVNNGAAASTGQFVQQASGAILPTAAAGLTLLQREGRSWVGYNTRFNNSVKYNTPNFGGFTGSFMYSFGEDKTTANNASKTVSANLQYANGPLVVLGGYQSEAAVNTVTATGKPALENSLIGATYDFGVVKVGAGFNRAKYKDAVTLIGGGTGSLAAQKEWSLTAAIPLGATTLSAGYAQSKGDDLGKATGYGIQALYSLSKRSTLYTGVLSTKGFDKVVAAAPAGSNIGRTTTFAVGLRHTF; this comes from the coding sequence ATGAAAAAGACCCTTATCGCTTTGGCCGCACTCGGCGCGATGGCTGGTGCAGCACAAGCTCAGTCGACCGTGACCATCTACGGCTTGCTCGACGCTAACTTCGGTAGCTTCAAAACCAACGTGGCAGGTGCTGGTGCACAAGCCGGTACGATCCAGAGCGTTACCCAGACCAAAATTGACTCCGGCGGCCTGAACGGTTCGCGTTGGGGCATTCGCTTCAGCGAAGACCTCGGTGGCGGCCTGGCTGTTATCGGTAACCTCGAAAGCGGTATCAACCTCGACGCAGGTTCTTCCGCTCAAGGCGGCCTGCTGTTTGGCCGTCGCGCCAACGTCGGTTTCTCCAGCGGTTGGGGCACCTTGACCATCGGTCGCAACTCCAGCTCCTACGACGACGTGGCCAACAGCCACAGCACGATGGCTGGTACGCTTTTCGACCCATCCAACGTGAACAACGGCGCAGCTGCCTCCACTGGCCAGTTCGTTCAGCAAGCTTCCGGCGCGATTCTGCCAACCGCTGCTGCAGGCCTGACCCTGCTGCAACGTGAAGGCCGTAGCTGGGTTGGTTACAACACGCGTTTCAACAACAGCGTGAAGTACAACACCCCTAACTTCGGTGGCTTCACCGGTTCGTTCATGTACTCGTTCGGCGAAGACAAGACCACGGCCAACAACGCCAGCAAGACCGTTTCTGCAAACCTGCAGTACGCAAATGGTCCTCTGGTTGTCCTGGGCGGCTACCAGTCTGAAGCAGCTGTCAACACTGTGACCGCTACTGGCAAGCCAGCTCTGGAAAACTCGCTGATCGGCGCTACGTACGACTTCGGCGTGGTTAAGGTTGGTGCTGGTTTCAACCGTGCCAAGTACAAAGACGCTGTGACCCTGATCGGTGGCGGCACGGGTTCCTTGGCAGCTCAGAAAGAATGGAGCTTGACCGCTGCTATTCCTCTCGGTGCTACCACCCTGAGCGCAGGTTACGCACAATCCAAGGGTGACGATCTGGGCAAGGCTACCGGCTACGGTATCCAGGCTCTGTACTCCCTGAGCAAGCGCTCCACGCTGTACACCGGCGTGCTGAGCACCAAGGGCTTCGACAAGGTTGTGGCTGCAGCTCCTGCTGGCTCCAACATTGGTCGCACCACGACCTTCGCTGTTGGCCTGCGCCACACGTTCTAA
- a CDS encoding DUF3047 domain-containing protein, which yields MTLSPSHFSVRLLRPLALVACVTVLTACAGIETSAPTDNLDVHWTSASPENLNPNSDLNPDRNKNAAMVKWLHCAFPGKKSTHYRAVRLDGRDAVLSESDSSASMLRQNLRVEPANLGQLSFSWKVPKMIPGADMTQRDSDDSPVRVVLAFDGDRTKFSAKNAMLSELALALTGEPLPYATLMYVWGSHSAPESVIINTRTDRIRKVVIESGPARLGRWLDYERDVRADYEKAFGEAPGALVGIAIMTDSDNTRQQAKAWYGPLSLVKKPRDVLATSAAPSMTAVSAMSGLDSQVPEFAPPFLQD from the coding sequence ATGACGCTGTCTCCATCTCATTTTTCTGTGCGTTTACTCCGCCCGTTAGCGCTTGTCGCTTGCGTGACCGTGCTTACGGCCTGTGCGGGCATAGAGACTTCCGCACCCACTGACAACCTGGATGTGCACTGGACTTCGGCGTCGCCGGAAAATTTAAACCCGAACTCGGACCTGAATCCAGATCGAAATAAAAACGCAGCGATGGTGAAGTGGCTGCACTGCGCATTTCCCGGAAAAAAATCGACGCACTATCGCGCCGTGCGGCTTGACGGGCGCGATGCCGTTCTGAGCGAGTCCGACAGTTCCGCCAGCATGTTGCGGCAGAACCTTCGCGTGGAGCCGGCGAACCTGGGCCAGCTCAGCTTCTCCTGGAAGGTGCCCAAGATGATCCCCGGCGCCGACATGACCCAGCGCGACAGCGACGACTCACCGGTGCGCGTGGTGCTCGCCTTTGACGGCGATCGCACCAAATTTTCCGCAAAGAACGCCATGCTGTCCGAGCTGGCACTGGCGTTGACGGGGGAGCCTTTGCCGTATGCCACCCTCATGTATGTGTGGGGCTCGCACAGCGCGCCTGAAAGCGTGATCATCAACACACGCACCGACCGCATTCGCAAGGTCGTCATTGAGTCCGGCCCCGCCCGGCTGGGCCGCTGGCTCGACTACGAACGTGATGTTCGTGCCGACTATGAAAAAGCATTTGGCGAAGCGCCCGGTGCGCTCGTCGGCATTGCCATCATGACCGACTCCGACAACACGCGGCAGCAAGCCAAGGCCTGGTACGGCCCCCTCAGCCTGGTGAAAAAGCCGCGCGATGTGCTGGCGACTTCAGCCGCGCCGTCAATGACCGCCGTGTCGGCTATGTCGGGGTTGGATTCGCAAGTCCCTGAATTTGCACCGCCATTCCTTCAAGACTAG